A DNA window from Haloactinospora alba contains the following coding sequences:
- a CDS encoding methylated-DNA--[protein]-cysteine S-methyltransferase gives MTSAPQDTLPLSVAAASTPDPVEFAAPVEGPTRYDVVLSPIGDLLLTSDGVSLTGLHVGPEEGRSPSPEPTWHHDPGVFGQVRKQLDSYFAGELREFDVPLAPSGTAFQLSAWRALTTVGYGRTASYGEIAAALGRQGAARAVGMANNRNPISIIVPCHRVVGANGKLVGYGGGVSRKEYLLRLESGAQR, from the coding sequence ATGACATCCGCACCTCAGGACACGCTTCCGCTGTCCGTAGCCGCAGCCAGCACGCCCGACCCGGTGGAGTTCGCCGCCCCGGTGGAGGGGCCGACGCGTTACGACGTGGTTCTCTCCCCGATCGGGGATCTCCTGCTCACCAGCGACGGGGTTTCGCTGACCGGCCTGCACGTGGGGCCGGAGGAGGGCAGGTCTCCCAGCCCCGAGCCGACGTGGCACCACGATCCGGGGGTGTTCGGCCAGGTCCGGAAACAACTCGACTCCTACTTCGCGGGGGAGCTGCGGGAGTTCGACGTGCCGTTGGCGCCGTCGGGCACGGCGTTCCAGCTGAGTGCCTGGCGGGCTCTGACCACGGTCGGCTACGGCCGTACCGCCAGTTACGGGGAGATCGCCGCCGCGCTCGGCCGCCAGGGCGCCGCCCGCGCTGTCGGGATGGCGAACAACCGCAATCCGATCTCGATCATCGTCCCGTGCCACCGGGTGGTGGGTGCCAACGGGAAACTCGTCGGCTACGGCGGTGGAGTGTCGCGCAAGGAGTACCTGCTACGTCTGGAGAGCGGAGCACAGCGTTAA
- a CDS encoding AlkA N-terminal domain-containing protein yields the protein MPADDHRYHAVRSSDPRFDGVFYVGVRSTGIYCRPSCPAITPKRRNTAFFPSAAAAQNAGFRACKRCRPDAAPGSPEWNIRADTVGRAMRMIADGTVDRDGVTGLASSLGYSQRQLQRLLTAELGAGPLALARAQRAQTARVLVETTPLSMSDIAFASGFSSIRQFNDTMRAVFALSPTGLRARSSRWRTAGHPNGVTLRLAYREPFDARQVFGFLAARAVPGVEEVDGNGTYRRVLRLPHGTGTVEVLPQAEGGFLQCRVRLEDLRDLGAAVQRCRRMLDADTDPRAVSEVLREDPLLAPVVARSPGLRSPGHPCGSELAVWTVLAQRSSLPEARTAAAWVARRHGTPLTAPGGLTHAFPTADTLAGASAADLPLPERARTLLDLCAALADGSVDLGPGADREENISRLAALPGVGPTTAGYVRMRALGDPDVFLPGDSGVRRGLSRLGVRRPLGSAARAWRPWRSYATHHLWAAQDPAHTDQERIPL from the coding sequence GTGCCCGCAGACGACCACCGCTACCACGCGGTACGCAGCAGTGATCCCCGCTTCGACGGGGTGTTCTACGTGGGTGTGCGCAGCACCGGCATCTACTGCCGTCCCAGTTGTCCGGCGATCACTCCGAAACGGCGCAACACGGCGTTCTTCCCGTCCGCCGCGGCGGCGCAGAACGCGGGGTTCCGCGCCTGCAAACGCTGCCGTCCGGACGCCGCTCCGGGATCGCCGGAATGGAACATCCGCGCCGACACTGTGGGCCGGGCGATGCGCATGATCGCCGACGGGACGGTGGACCGGGACGGAGTCACCGGCCTGGCCTCCTCCCTGGGCTACAGTCAGCGCCAGCTGCAGCGGCTGCTCACCGCCGAGCTCGGTGCCGGCCCGCTCGCGCTCGCGCGGGCCCAGCGCGCGCAGACGGCACGTGTGCTGGTGGAGACCACACCGCTGAGCATGTCCGACATCGCCTTCGCCTCGGGCTTCTCCAGCATCCGGCAGTTCAACGACACGATGCGGGCGGTCTTCGCCCTCTCCCCCACTGGCCTGCGGGCGCGTTCCTCCCGCTGGAGGACGGCCGGCCACCCGAACGGTGTCACCCTCCGGCTGGCCTACCGGGAACCGTTCGACGCGCGCCAGGTGTTCGGTTTCCTCGCCGCCCGCGCGGTTCCCGGCGTGGAGGAGGTGGACGGGAACGGGACGTACCGGCGTGTCCTGCGGCTGCCGCACGGGACCGGAACCGTGGAGGTTCTCCCCCAGGCGGAGGGCGGGTTCCTGCAGTGCCGGGTGCGGTTGGAGGACCTGCGCGACCTCGGGGCCGCTGTCCAGCGGTGCCGCCGGATGCTGGACGCGGACACCGACCCGCGCGCCGTGTCCGAGGTGCTGCGGGAGGACCCGCTCCTCGCTCCCGTCGTGGCGCGGAGCCCCGGACTGCGTTCGCCCGGGCACCCGTGCGGGTCCGAGCTCGCGGTGTGGACGGTGCTCGCGCAGCGCTCCTCCCTGCCGGAGGCACGGACCGCCGCCGCGTGGGTCGCACGGCGCCACGGCACACCGTTGACCGCTCCCGGCGGACTCACCCACGCCTTCCCCACGGCCGACACGCTGGCCGGAGCCTCCGCCGCGGACCTTCCCCTGCCGGAGCGGGCCCGGACGCTGCTGGACCTCTGTGCGGCTCTCGCGGACGGCAGTGTGGATCTCGGGCCGGGGGCCGACCGGGAGGAGAACATCTCCCGGCTGGCCGCGCTGCCCGGTGTCGGTCCGACCACGGCCGGATACGTCCGGATGCGCGCACTCGGAGACCCGGACGTGTTCCTCCCCGGAGACTCGGGCGTACGGCGTGGGCTGTCCCGGTTGGGAGTGCGACGCCCCCTGGGGAGCGCCGCACGCGCCTGGCGGCCGTGGCGCTCGTACGCCACACACCACCTCTGGGCCGCACAGGACCCAGCACACACGGACCAGGAAAGGATTCCGCTATGA
- a CDS encoding RidA family protein translates to MGHNVELVRDDRLSDVAEYAYASVVRESARVVFTAGACPLDQEGNTVAVGDYAGQAEQAMRNLVSALDSAGARLADVAKTTVYVASTKRADLVTAWEVVRDFLGEHDPPSTLLGVTVLGYDDQLVEVEAVAVPE, encoded by the coding sequence ATGGGACACAATGTCGAACTGGTTCGTGACGACCGGCTTTCGGATGTCGCCGAGTACGCCTACGCCTCGGTGGTACGTGAGTCCGCACGGGTGGTTTTCACAGCGGGCGCGTGCCCTCTTGACCAGGAGGGGAACACTGTCGCTGTGGGCGACTACGCGGGGCAGGCGGAACAGGCCATGCGCAACCTGGTGTCGGCGCTGGACAGTGCTGGGGCGCGGCTGGCCGACGTCGCGAAAACCACGGTGTACGTCGCCTCGACGAAACGGGCGGACCTGGTCACGGCCTGGGAGGTCGTGCGTGATTTCCTCGGGGAACACGATCCTCCGAGCACACTTCTGGGAGTAACGGTTCTCGGTTACGACGACCAACTCGTGGAGGTGGAGGCGGTCGCCGTCCCCGAGTGA
- a CDS encoding cobalamin B12-binding domain-containing protein → MGTSSAVRVVIAKPGLDGHDRGVKIVARTLRDAGVEVVYAGLRQTPEMIVDAALQEDADAIGLSVLSGAHMTIFSRVMELLWENGAEDIRVFGGGIIPDEDIPELERLGVAKVFTPGSATSEIATWVRENIRPASAVG, encoded by the coding sequence ATGGGCACGTCGTCAGCGGTACGGGTTGTCATCGCCAAACCGGGTCTGGACGGACACGACCGCGGTGTGAAGATCGTCGCTCGCACACTGCGCGACGCCGGTGTGGAGGTGGTGTACGCGGGGCTGCGCCAGACACCGGAGATGATCGTGGACGCCGCGCTGCAGGAGGACGCGGACGCGATCGGCCTGTCGGTGCTCTCCGGGGCGCACATGACGATCTTCTCCCGCGTGATGGAGCTCCTCTGGGAGAACGGCGCCGAGGACATCCGGGTGTTCGGCGGGGGGATCATCCCCGACGAGGACATTCCCGAGCTGGAGCGTCTGGGAGTGGCGAAGGTGTTCACCCCCGGGTCGGCCACCTCGGAGATCGCCACGTGGGTGCGGGAGAACATCCGGCCGGCCTCCGCTGTCGGTTAG
- the sucC gene encoding ADP-forming succinate--CoA ligase subunit beta, which produces MDLFEYQAKELFAEYGVPVPQGKVASTPQEARAIAEEFAAAGTSRVVVKAQVKAGGRGKAGGVKVADDAQDAQAKAEEILGMDIKGHTVHRVLVEEASAIEEEYYFSFLLDRANRTFLSICSAEGGVEIEEVAASNPDAVAKVEIDALKGAPAEVAADIVRRGKLPEQAAAGAVELITKLWDVFVGADATLVEVNPLILTGDGRVVALDAKVTLDENAAFRQDLESRKVAAEGDPLEVAAKEKGLNYVKLDGEVGIIGNGAGLVMSTLDVVAYAGESRGGAKPANFLDIGGGASAEVMANGLEIILGDSDVRSVFVNVFGGITACDAVANGIVQALELLESRGDDVSKPLVVRLDGNNAELGRKILNDRNHPAVRQLDTMDGAAAQAAELAAK; this is translated from the coding sequence GTGGACCTGTTCGAATACCAGGCGAAGGAACTCTTCGCGGAGTATGGGGTCCCCGTACCCCAGGGAAAGGTGGCGAGCACGCCGCAAGAGGCGCGTGCTATCGCCGAGGAATTCGCGGCGGCGGGCACTTCCCGCGTTGTCGTCAAGGCGCAGGTCAAGGCCGGCGGCCGGGGTAAGGCCGGCGGCGTCAAAGTGGCCGACGACGCCCAGGACGCTCAGGCGAAGGCCGAGGAGATCCTGGGCATGGACATCAAGGGACACACCGTGCACCGCGTGCTGGTGGAGGAAGCCAGCGCGATCGAGGAGGAGTACTACTTCTCCTTCCTGCTCGACCGCGCCAACCGGACGTTCCTGTCCATCTGCTCCGCAGAGGGCGGGGTGGAGATCGAGGAGGTCGCGGCTTCCAACCCGGACGCCGTCGCCAAGGTGGAGATCGACGCCCTGAAGGGCGCCCCGGCCGAGGTGGCCGCGGACATCGTGCGGCGCGGCAAGCTCCCCGAACAGGCCGCCGCCGGCGCCGTCGAGCTCATCACCAAGCTGTGGGACGTGTTCGTCGGCGCTGACGCCACCCTGGTCGAGGTCAACCCGCTGATCCTGACGGGGGACGGCCGCGTGGTGGCGCTGGACGCCAAGGTCACGCTGGACGAGAACGCCGCCTTCCGCCAGGACCTGGAGAGCCGCAAGGTCGCGGCCGAGGGCGACCCCCTCGAGGTGGCCGCCAAGGAGAAGGGCCTCAACTACGTCAAGCTGGACGGTGAGGTCGGCATCATCGGCAACGGCGCCGGCCTGGTCATGTCCACCCTGGACGTGGTGGCCTACGCCGGAGAGAGCCGCGGCGGGGCGAAACCGGCCAACTTCCTGGACATCGGTGGTGGCGCCTCCGCCGAGGTGATGGCCAACGGTCTGGAGATCATCCTCGGTGACTCCGACGTGCGCAGCGTCTTCGTGAACGTCTTCGGCGGCATCACCGCCTGCGACGCGGTGGCCAACGGCATCGTGCAGGCGCTGGAGCTGCTGGAGAGCCGCGGCGACGACGTCAGCAAGCCGCTGGTGGTGCGCCTGGACGGGAACAACGCCGAGCTCGGGCGCAAGATCCTCAACGACCGCAACCATCCGGCCGTGCGCCAACTGGACACCATGGACGGCGCCGCCGCCCAGGCTGCCGAGCTGGCCGCGAAGTAG
- the sucD gene encoding succinate--CoA ligase subunit alpha produces the protein MAIFLTKDSKVLVQGMTGSEGTKHTRRMLASGTQIVGGVNPRKAGQSVDFDGTQVPVFASVADGMEQTGADVTVIFVPPKFSKDAVIEAVDAGIGLAVVITEGIPVHDTAAFWAYAQSQGNRTRVVGPNCPGVITPGGSNAGIIPSDITEPGRIGLVSKSGTLTYQMMYELRDIGFSTCVGIGGDPIIGTTHIDALEAFEADPDTDAIVMIGEIGGDAEERAAEFIKDNVSKPVVGYVAGFTAPEGKTMGHAGAIVSGSAGTASAKKEALEAVGVKVGKTPSETAKLARGLF, from the coding sequence ATGGCTATTTTTCTGACCAAGGACAGCAAGGTGCTGGTGCAGGGCATGACCGGCTCTGAGGGCACCAAGCACACCCGCCGCATGCTGGCCTCCGGCACCCAGATCGTGGGCGGGGTCAACCCCCGCAAGGCCGGGCAGAGCGTGGACTTCGACGGCACCCAGGTTCCGGTCTTCGCTTCCGTGGCCGACGGTATGGAGCAGACCGGCGCGGACGTCACCGTGATCTTCGTCCCGCCGAAGTTCAGCAAGGACGCCGTGATCGAGGCCGTCGACGCCGGTATCGGGCTGGCCGTGGTGATCACCGAGGGCATCCCGGTGCACGACACGGCGGCGTTCTGGGCCTACGCGCAGTCGCAGGGCAACCGGACCCGTGTCGTCGGCCCGAACTGCCCCGGCGTCATCACGCCGGGCGGGTCCAACGCCGGCATCATCCCCTCCGACATCACCGAGCCGGGGCGGATCGGTCTGGTGTCGAAGTCCGGGACGCTGACGTACCAGATGATGTACGAGCTGCGGGACATCGGGTTCTCCACCTGCGTGGGGATCGGCGGCGACCCGATCATCGGGACCACGCACATCGACGCGCTGGAGGCGTTCGAGGCCGACCCGGACACCGACGCCATCGTGATGATCGGGGAGATCGGCGGGGACGCCGAGGAGCGCGCCGCCGAGTTCATCAAGGACAACGTGTCCAAGCCCGTCGTTGGTTACGTCGCCGGGTTCACGGCGCCGGAGGGCAAGACCATGGGCCACGCCGGCGCCATCGTCTCCGGTTCCGCCGGCACCGCCTCCGCGAAGAAGGAGGCGCTGGAGGCGGTCGGCGTCAAGGTCGGCAAGACCCCCAGCGAGACGGCCAAGCTCGCTCGTGGCCTGTTCTGA